Proteins found in one Pseudomonas mosselii genomic segment:
- the gabD gene encoding NADP-dependent succinate-semialdehyde dehydrogenase, with translation MQLKDTQLFRQQAYIDGTWLDADSGQTIQVTNPATNEVMGSVPKMGAAETRRAIEAADHALPAWRALTAKDRANKLRRWFELMIENQDDLGRLMTMEQGKPLAEAKGEIAFAASFLEWFAEEAKRVYGDVIPGHQPDKRLIVIKQPIGVTAAITPWNFPAAMITRKAGPALAAGCTMVLKPASQTPYSALALAVLAERAGIPKGVFSVITGSAGEVGSELTSNPIVRKLSFTGSTEIGRQLMAECAKDIKKVSLELGGNAPFIVFDDADLDKAVEGALISKYRNNGQTCVCANRLYIQDGVYDAFAEKLKIAVAKLQIGNGLDEGITTGPLIDAKAVAKVQEHIADAISKGAKLLAGGKPHALGGTFFEPSILIDVPNNAAVAKEETFGPLAPLFRFKDEADVIAMSNDTEFGLASYFYARDMGRVFRVAEALEYGMVGVNTGLISNEVAPFGGIKASGLGREGSKYGIEDYLEIKYLCLGGI, from the coding sequence ATGCAACTCAAAGATACCCAATTGTTCCGCCAACAGGCTTATATCGACGGAACCTGGTTGGACGCGGACAGCGGCCAGACCATTCAGGTCACCAATCCGGCCACCAACGAAGTTATGGGTAGTGTGCCGAAGATGGGGGCAGCGGAAACCCGTCGAGCCATCGAAGCAGCAGATCATGCCCTGCCAGCCTGGCGTGCACTGACAGCTAAAGACCGCGCCAACAAACTGCGCCGCTGGTTTGAACTGATGATTGAAAACCAGGACGACCTGGGTCGTCTCATGACCATGGAGCAAGGTAAGCCACTTGCCGAAGCCAAGGGCGAAATTGCTTTCGCGGCGTCCTTCCTTGAGTGGTTCGCCGAAGAAGCCAAGCGCGTGTATGGCGACGTAATTCCCGGCCACCAACCGGACAAACGCCTGATCGTGATCAAACAGCCCATCGGCGTAACGGCAGCGATTACACCCTGGAACTTCCCGGCAGCCATGATCACCCGTAAAGCCGGCCCGGCCCTGGCCGCCGGTTGTACCATGGTGCTCAAGCCAGCGTCGCAAACGCCTTATTCGGCGCTGGCGTTGGCAGTGCTGGCCGAGCGTGCCGGGATCCCCAAAGGCGTGTTCAGTGTAATCACTGGCAGTGCTGGCGAAGTCGGCAGCGAACTGACTAGCAACCCGATCGTGCGCAAGTTGAGCTTTACTGGCTCCACCGAAATTGGTCGCCAGCTAATGGCCGAATGTGCCAAGGACATTAAAAAGGTGTCGCTAGAACTGGGCGGAAACGCGCCGTTCATCGTATTCGATGATGCCGACCTTGATAAGGCAGTGGAAGGCGCACTGATCTCCAAATACCGCAACAATGGCCAGACCTGCGTGTGCGCCAACCGCCTGTATATCCAAGACGGCGTATACGATGCCTTCGCCGAGAAGCTGAAAATCGCGGTAGCTAAGTTGCAGATTGGTAACGGTTTGGACGAAGGTATCACCACCGGCCCTCTGATCGATGCCAAGGCGGTGGCCAAGGTCCAGGAGCACATTGCCGACGCCATTAGCAAGGGTGCCAAGCTACTCGCTGGTGGTAAGCCGCACGCCCTCGGTGGCACTTTCTTCGAGCCGAGCATCCTCATTGACGTACCGAATAACGCCGCCGTAGCCAAGGAAGAAACCTTCGGTCCGCTGGCGCCGCTGTTCCGTTTTAAGGACGAGGCCGACGTGATCGCGATGTCCAATGACACCGAGTTCGGCCTGGCCTCGTACTTCTATGCCCGCGATATGGGGCGCGTGTTCCGTGTGGCCGAAGCCCTAGAATACGGTATGGTCGGCGTCAATACTGGGCTGATCTCCAATGAAGTTGCGCCTTTCGGTGGTATCAAGGCATCCGGCCTGGGTCGCGAAGGATCCAAGTACGGCATTGAGGATTACCTGGAGATCAAGTACCTCTGCCTGGGTGGTATCTAA
- a CDS encoding branched-chain amino acid ABC transporter permease yields the protein MGSTVSFHLQQLTHIMILALVALSLDLLVGVTGMVSLAQAAFFGIAGYSLVLFAPEFEAVNFWLALLLCLGVSAAAALLMGLLIIRTSGIFFIMATIAFSQMLYYLFHDSAFAGGSDGIYLFLKPEVAIAGVHLLDLENPRSLFYLVLGSLVLVYLLLRTFLRAPFGRVLLGIKHNEERVRSMGYNPLFYKLAAFVIAGTIAGYAGMLSATQYGFVSPDQVGWQLSAHALVMVILGGMGSLFGAIFGAFAFEGLHHLFAGLTPHWELPMGLVVIAMVLLLPRGLAGLLLQLCDRRTATACDASTVSTPDAMKKEAGV from the coding sequence TTGGGATCGACAGTATCCTTCCACCTGCAGCAACTGACCCACATCATGATTCTCGCCCTGGTCGCTCTCAGCCTCGACCTGTTGGTGGGCGTGACCGGCATGGTCAGCCTGGCCCAGGCGGCCTTCTTCGGCATCGCCGGCTACAGCCTGGTGTTGTTCGCCCCGGAGTTCGAGGCGGTGAACTTCTGGCTGGCGCTGCTGCTGTGCCTGGGCGTCAGCGCCGCAGCTGCGCTGCTGATGGGCCTGCTGATCATCCGCACCTCGGGCATCTTCTTCATCATGGCGACCATCGCCTTCTCGCAGATGCTCTATTACCTGTTCCACGACTCGGCCTTCGCCGGCGGCTCGGACGGCATCTACCTGTTCCTCAAGCCCGAGGTGGCCATCGCCGGGGTGCATCTGCTCGACCTGGAGAACCCGCGCAGCCTGTTCTACCTGGTGCTCGGCTCCCTGGTGCTGGTCTATCTGCTGCTGCGCACCTTCCTGCGCGCGCCGTTCGGCCGGGTGCTGCTGGGCATCAAGCACAACGAGGAACGGGTCCGTTCCATGGGCTACAACCCGCTGTTCTACAAGCTGGCGGCCTTCGTCATTGCCGGCACCATCGCCGGCTACGCCGGCATGCTCTCGGCCACCCAATACGGTTTCGTCAGCCCCGACCAGGTCGGCTGGCAGCTCTCGGCCCACGCCCTGGTGATGGTCATCCTCGGTGGCATGGGCAGCCTGTTCGGCGCCATCTTCGGCGCCTTCGCCTTCGAGGGCCTGCACCATCTGTTCGCCGGCCTGACCCCGCACTGGGAGCTGCCCATGGGGCTGGTGGTCATCGCCATGGTTCTGTTGCTGCCGCGCGGTCTCGCCGGGTTGCTGCTGCAGCTCTGCGACCGGCGCACAGCCACGGCCTGCGACGCAAGTACGGTATCCACCCCCGACGCGATGAAGAAGGAGGCCGGCGTATGA
- a CDS encoding ABC transporter ATP-binding protein, with translation MTAHVLETRGLSKAFGGLRAVNDISLSVAPCEVHAIIGPNGAGKSTMVNLLSGHLQPSAGQILFHGRDITGLAPNRVSHLGIGRSFQRTNIFPSFTCLENCWLAAQSRLKNSFRFFRRCEAYVEVRERAERALELCGLAAHRDTLADALSYGEQRQLEIGMVLATEPSFLLLDEPMAGMGKDESARVVELLARLSQQYAMVLVEHDMDAVFSIAHRLTVMVNGELLASGPLDQVRNDPAVQQAYLGDGEEQF, from the coding sequence ATGACCGCCCATGTTCTAGAAACCCGCGGACTGAGCAAGGCCTTCGGCGGCCTGCGTGCGGTCAACGACATTTCCCTGAGCGTGGCGCCCTGCGAGGTACACGCGATCATCGGCCCCAACGGCGCCGGCAAGAGCACCATGGTCAATCTGCTGTCCGGCCATCTTCAGCCCAGCGCCGGGCAGATCCTCTTTCACGGCCGCGACATCACCGGCTTGGCGCCCAACCGGGTGTCGCACCTGGGCATCGGCCGCAGCTTCCAGCGCACCAACATCTTTCCCAGCTTCACCTGCCTGGAAAACTGCTGGCTGGCGGCGCAGTCGCGGCTGAAGAACTCCTTTCGTTTCTTCCGCCGCTGCGAGGCCTATGTCGAGGTACGCGAGCGCGCCGAACGGGCGCTGGAGCTTTGCGGCCTGGCCGCCCACCGCGACACCCTGGCCGATGCCCTGAGTTATGGCGAGCAACGCCAACTGGAGATCGGCATGGTACTGGCCACCGAGCCGAGCTTCCTGCTGCTCGACGAACCCATGGCCGGCATGGGCAAGGACGAATCGGCGCGGGTGGTCGAACTGCTCGCCAGACTGTCGCAGCAGTACGCCATGGTCCTGGTCGAGCACGACATGGATGCGGTGTTCAGCATCGCCCACCGTCTCACCGTGATGGTCAACGGCGAGCTGCTGGCCAGTGGCCCGCTGGACCAGGTGCGCAACGATCCGGCGGTACAGCAGGCCTATCTGGGCGACGGCGAGGAGCAATTCTGA
- a CDS encoding ABC transporter ATP-binding protein has product MSAQALVQATGLHTYYGNSHVLHGVDLQIQPGETLALMGRNGMGKSTTIRSLLGLTPARRGEVLIRGERCSGRATHQIIRRGIGYVPEGRGMFPNLSVRESLIMAARPGLDGRRDWNLERVLATFPRLAERFSHLSGNLSGGEQQMVAIGRALLTNPELMILDEATEGLAPLIRKEIWDVIRLIKASGIATLVVDKNVNVLLDLTDRSMIMVKGRVVFDGPSVELKCQPQILQEHIGL; this is encoded by the coding sequence ATGAGCGCACAAGCCCTGGTGCAGGCCACCGGCCTGCACACCTATTACGGCAACAGTCATGTGCTGCATGGCGTCGACCTGCAGATCCAGCCGGGCGAGACCCTGGCGCTGATGGGCCGCAACGGCATGGGCAAGAGCACCACCATTCGCTCGTTGCTCGGCCTGACGCCGGCGCGCCGCGGCGAGGTGCTGATCCGCGGCGAGCGCTGCAGCGGCCGCGCCACCCACCAGATCATCCGCCGCGGTATCGGCTATGTGCCAGAGGGCCGCGGCATGTTCCCCAACCTGAGCGTGCGCGAGAGCCTGATCATGGCCGCCCGCCCGGGCCTGGACGGGCGCCGCGACTGGAACCTGGAGCGGGTGCTGGCGACCTTCCCGCGCCTGGCCGAGCGCTTCTCCCACCTGAGCGGCAACCTTTCCGGCGGCGAGCAGCAGATGGTCGCCATCGGCCGCGCGTTGCTGACCAACCCCGAACTGATGATCCTCGACGAGGCCACCGAGGGCCTGGCGCCCTTGATCCGCAAGGAGATCTGGGACGTGATCCGCCTGATCAAGGCCAGCGGTATCGCCACTCTGGTGGTGGACAAGAACGTCAACGTGCTGCTCGACCTGACCGACCGCAGCATGATCATGGTCAAGGGACGGGTGGTGTTCGACGGGCCCAGCGTCGAGCTGAAGTGCCAGCCGCAGATCCTCCAGGAACATATTGGCCTGTGA
- a CDS encoding aldehyde dehydrogenase: MSAQLVIDNIKLDATGGKTIQRLDPVSAKLVSTAAACTLEDAKRLAASSERAFRKWSKTGPTERRRLLLAAADVLEAKMSEFCRIMAEEIGASQLWAQFNVGASANLLREAAALTTQIKGETIPTDKLGAFSLTLRQPVGTVLSIVPWNGPVILGARAIAYPLACGNTVIFKGSENSPRTHALVADAFIEAGLPAGVLNFLITAPEDASAVTEALVAHDTVRRVNFTGSTKVGRMIAETCASHLKRCLLELGGKAPFVVLEDADIDGAVNAAVFGSFLYQGQICMSTERFVVDQRVADEFVSKFSERIGKLELGDPTASPTCVVGPVIAQGSVKRINHLIEDALGKGAVIAAGGIADSALMQPTLVDRVTKDMEIYDEETFGPITTIVRVDGAEEALEVANDTAYGLSSAIFSANVSKALELASRLDAGCVHINGATVQNEAQAPYGGMKQSGYGRFDGSAVIDEFTEIKWVTVEPSDQPYPF, translated from the coding sequence ATGAGTGCACAACTGGTAATCGACAATATCAAGCTGGACGCTACCGGAGGCAAGACGATCCAACGGCTTGACCCTGTGTCCGCCAAACTGGTCAGCACTGCGGCTGCCTGCACCCTGGAAGACGCAAAACGGCTCGCGGCCTCATCCGAGCGAGCATTCCGCAAATGGTCCAAGACCGGACCGACCGAGCGGCGTCGTCTCCTGCTCGCAGCAGCGGATGTCCTCGAGGCCAAGATGTCGGAATTCTGCCGGATCATGGCTGAGGAAATTGGCGCATCGCAGCTCTGGGCGCAGTTCAACGTAGGTGCATCGGCGAATCTGCTGCGCGAGGCTGCAGCGCTCACTACTCAAATCAAGGGTGAGACGATTCCAACCGATAAGCTTGGCGCTTTCTCGTTGACGCTTCGCCAGCCGGTGGGCACCGTGCTGAGCATTGTGCCGTGGAATGGGCCGGTGATCCTGGGGGCTCGCGCTATCGCGTATCCGCTGGCGTGCGGCAATACCGTGATCTTCAAAGGCTCGGAAAACAGTCCTCGCACTCATGCCCTTGTGGCCGATGCCTTCATTGAGGCAGGCCTGCCGGCGGGTGTGCTCAATTTCCTGATTACCGCGCCCGAAGACGCATCGGCTGTCACCGAAGCGTTGGTGGCCCACGATACCGTGCGCCGGGTCAACTTCACGGGCTCCACCAAGGTCGGCCGCATGATCGCCGAAACCTGTGCGTCCCATCTCAAGCGCTGTTTGTTGGAGTTGGGTGGCAAGGCTCCTTTCGTAGTGCTGGAGGATGCCGATATCGACGGCGCAGTGAATGCCGCAGTATTCGGCTCGTTCCTGTATCAAGGGCAAATCTGCATGTCGACCGAGCGTTTCGTGGTCGATCAGCGTGTTGCCGACGAATTCGTGAGTAAGTTTTCCGAGCGAATCGGCAAACTGGAGCTTGGCGACCCCACCGCATCTCCGACCTGCGTAGTCGGACCGGTCATCGCCCAGGGCTCGGTAAAGCGGATCAACCATCTGATCGAAGATGCGCTCGGCAAAGGGGCTGTCATCGCCGCGGGCGGTATCGCCGACAGTGCCTTGATGCAGCCCACGCTAGTCGACCGCGTGACCAAGGACATGGAAATCTACGACGAGGAAACCTTTGGTCCTATTACCACGATCGTTCGTGTCGACGGGGCAGAGGAGGCGTTGGAAGTGGCCAATGACACGGCTTATGGCCTCTCATCTGCAATTTTCAGCGCCAATGTCTCCAAAGCGCTTGAGCTGGCAAGTCGGTTGGATGCAGGTTGTGTCCACATCAACGGCGCCACCGTACAAAACGAAGCGCAGGCCCCCTATGGTGGTATGAAGCAGAGTGGATACGGCCGTTTCGATGGAAGCGCTGTGATTGACGAGTTCACAGAAATCAAGTGGGTCACTGTTGAGCCATCTGATCAGCCTTATCCCTTCTGA
- a CDS encoding DUF2955 domain-containing protein, whose protein sequence is MGKNDLRQCLRIATGGSLAFVLCKLFDLQYGAFFCVYPMLLLGLVPRLTAHLMRQFFTQGLVVSLEVALLYGLFGGRPLLMIPLVFLLFLYRFALMASGPNFLFGALGAVFLSIQLNFASYPHTDVIAMLGSNGLAIVLAAAIAVLMFYLFPDCEPRPARTPPPKDRASRRHEALLGATVATLSFSVFQCLDLQDSLSAQVASILLLFPMHWNGSRFAGRTRAHGTLLGCVIALLIMLLLYDHHDLLPLVALLLWIAAMVCARWHMLEKGVPGVGFGALTTLAILFGQSLTPSHDIIFATLYRLSSVCVSVLLTLFVVFMVHRLLNRFVTTRHSSH, encoded by the coding sequence CTGGGCAAGAACGACCTGCGCCAGTGTCTGCGCATCGCCACTGGCGGCAGTCTGGCCTTTGTCCTGTGCAAGCTGTTCGACCTGCAGTACGGTGCCTTCTTCTGCGTCTATCCGATGCTACTGCTCGGCCTGGTGCCGCGCCTGACTGCCCACCTGATGCGCCAGTTCTTCACCCAGGGACTGGTCGTCAGCCTGGAGGTCGCGTTGCTCTACGGTCTGTTCGGCGGCCGACCGCTGCTGATGATTCCGCTGGTGTTCTTGCTGTTTCTCTACCGTTTCGCGCTGATGGCCAGCGGCCCGAACTTCCTGTTCGGCGCCCTCGGCGCAGTATTTCTGTCGATCCAGCTGAACTTCGCCAGCTACCCGCACACCGACGTCATCGCCATGCTTGGGAGCAATGGCCTGGCCATCGTGCTGGCCGCAGCGATCGCCGTGCTGATGTTCTACCTGTTTCCCGACTGCGAGCCGCGCCCCGCACGCACGCCGCCGCCCAAAGACCGCGCCAGTCGGCGCCACGAGGCACTGCTCGGGGCAACGGTGGCGACGCTGTCGTTCAGCGTATTCCAGTGCCTGGATCTGCAGGACTCGCTGTCGGCTCAGGTCGCCAGCATCCTGCTGTTGTTTCCCATGCACTGGAACGGCTCACGCTTCGCCGGCCGTACCCGTGCGCATGGCACCCTGCTCGGCTGCGTGATTGCCCTGCTGATCATGCTGCTGCTCTATGATCACCACGACCTACTGCCGCTGGTCGCCCTGCTGCTATGGATCGCCGCCATGGTCTGCGCGCGCTGGCACATGCTGGAAAAGGGGGTGCCCGGCGTCGGCTTCGGCGCTTTGACCACCCTGGCCATCCTGTTCGGCCAGTCGCTTACGCCCAGCCACGACATCATATTTGCGACCCTCTACCGGCTGAGTTCGGTGTGTGTCTCGGTGCTGTTGACCCTGTTCGTCGTGTTCATGGTGCACCGCTTGCTCAACCGCTTTGTCACTACTCGCCACAGCAGCCATTGA
- a CDS encoding HlyD family secretion protein, translating to MTPDQRFARWVQIAISALACCFIYFLTADLSMPLTPQAQLTRPVLKVAPRVAGQVSELAVSNNQYVQPGQLLFRLDPQPFELEVQRAELALEQAHQDNTELDALLAAARAEVSAAQAKSNESGAQALRLSRLLERQHVSRQAYDAAEAQHLMAQAQLRTAQARVRELQARRGGADGANLRLRQARNALLRAHLQRDYSEVRAERGGVLSNLQLTPGTFVAAGTPVAALVEDRLDIIADFREKSLRYIGVDTPAVVVFDARPGELFSARVSHFDAGVREGQIDANGELATPAQSERWVRDAQRQRVHLALDEELPFLLPTGAKATVQLKPFDNPLVNLAATLQIRLISWLHYVY from the coding sequence ATGACTCCCGATCAACGATTTGCCCGCTGGGTTCAAATCGCTATCTCGGCCCTAGCCTGTTGCTTCATCTACTTCCTAACCGCCGACCTGAGCATGCCGTTGACACCACAGGCGCAGTTGACCCGACCGGTACTGAAGGTCGCGCCGCGGGTCGCAGGCCAGGTCAGTGAGCTGGCGGTGAGCAATAACCAGTACGTACAACCTGGCCAGTTACTGTTTCGCCTCGATCCGCAGCCATTCGAGCTGGAGGTGCAGCGGGCCGAGTTGGCGCTCGAACAGGCACACCAGGACAACACTGAACTCGATGCCCTGCTGGCCGCCGCCCGTGCCGAGGTCAGCGCGGCCCAAGCCAAGTCGAACGAGTCGGGCGCTCAGGCCCTACGCCTGTCGCGCCTGCTCGAACGCCAGCATGTCTCGCGCCAGGCCTACGATGCGGCCGAAGCGCAGCATCTGATGGCCCAGGCCCAACTGCGTACGGCGCAGGCCAGAGTCCGTGAACTGCAGGCCCGTCGCGGCGGCGCCGACGGTGCCAATCTACGGCTACGCCAAGCCCGCAATGCACTGCTCCGGGCGCACCTGCAGCGGGACTACAGCGAGGTTCGCGCCGAACGTGGCGGCGTGCTCAGCAACCTGCAGCTCACCCCCGGCACCTTCGTCGCGGCAGGAACGCCGGTGGCCGCTCTGGTCGAGGACCGCCTGGACATCATCGCCGACTTCCGCGAGAAGTCCCTGCGCTACATCGGCGTCGACACCCCAGCCGTGGTCGTATTCGACGCCCGTCCAGGCGAGCTGTTCAGCGCCCGGGTCAGTCATTTCGACGCCGGAGTCCGGGAAGGCCAGATCGATGCCAACGGCGAGCTGGCAACGCCCGCGCAATCCGAGCGCTGGGTTCGCGACGCGCAACGACAACGCGTGCACCTGGCACTCGATGAAGAGCTGCCGTTCCTGCTGCCCACCGGGGCTAAGGCCACGGTTCAGCTGAAGCCCTTCGACAACCCGCTGGTGAACCTCGCCGCTACGCTGCAGATCCGCCTGATCAGTTGGTTGCACTATGTCTACTGA
- a CDS encoding LysR family transcriptional regulator: MDVFQAMRVFTRVVDAGTFTAAAQTLGLSTAQVSRQVSELESHLQARLLQRTTRRLGLTEVGSRYLERCRHILSELEDAGAEAGGAYLMPRGRLRVHAITGLGTHLLAPLAARYSELYPEVNLELTLSQRHPDLLEEGQDVVITLARELPDSELVAQLLGTTYSVVCAAPSYLGQHGIPMTLDELSQHRCLRLLDPVFGDSWTFTDNGVERAIRLGETFQVNVAEAMAQAAGEGMGICVLPDLIAAKAFAQGRLVRLLAEHRLHERGIYALYPSRRFLDAKVRTWVEFLKEQLPLVFRGNRTLVENPTYWA; encoded by the coding sequence ATGGATGTTTTTCAGGCAATGCGGGTGTTTACTCGCGTGGTGGACGCGGGCACCTTCACGGCTGCTGCACAGACGCTGGGCTTGTCCACCGCGCAGGTGTCGCGGCAGGTGTCCGAACTCGAAAGTCATCTGCAGGCACGCCTACTGCAACGTACCACCCGCCGGCTGGGGCTGACCGAGGTAGGCAGCCGTTACCTGGAGCGCTGTCGGCATATTCTCAGCGAGCTGGAAGACGCTGGCGCCGAGGCCGGTGGTGCCTACCTGATGCCCAGGGGGCGCCTGCGGGTGCACGCGATCACCGGTTTGGGCACCCATCTACTTGCACCCTTGGCCGCCCGCTATAGCGAGCTCTACCCGGAAGTGAACCTTGAGCTGACGCTCTCCCAGCGCCACCCTGACCTGCTCGAGGAGGGGCAGGATGTGGTCATTACTCTGGCCCGGGAGTTGCCCGACTCCGAACTGGTCGCTCAACTGCTCGGCACTACCTACAGCGTGGTCTGTGCGGCGCCGAGCTACCTGGGGCAGCACGGTATTCCGATGACTCTCGACGAGCTGAGCCAGCATCGCTGCCTGCGCCTGCTCGACCCGGTTTTTGGCGACAGCTGGACCTTTACCGACAACGGCGTCGAGCGGGCGATCCGTCTGGGAGAAACATTTCAGGTCAACGTCGCCGAGGCGATGGCCCAGGCGGCAGGAGAGGGTATGGGTATTTGCGTACTGCCGGACCTGATAGCGGCCAAGGCCTTCGCACAGGGCCGACTGGTACGCCTGCTGGCCGAACATCGCCTGCACGAGCGGGGTATCTATGCGCTGTACCCGTCGCGGCGCTTTCTCGATGCCAAGGTGAGAACCTGGGTGGAGTTCCTCAAGGAGCAATTACCCCTGGTATTCCGCGGTAATCGAACCCTGGTGGAAAACCCCACCTATTGGGCGTGA
- a CDS encoding DUF2790 domain-containing protein, whose protein sequence is MKARYWMIGVTLVAQWAVADDAQPYHYGQAMDVARVISIEMPQGCEVGEATMVYEDSHGEIHTLVYLRQGESCVY, encoded by the coding sequence ATGAAAGCAAGATACTGGATGATCGGCGTGACACTTGTCGCTCAGTGGGCAGTCGCCGACGATGCGCAGCCATACCATTATGGCCAGGCCATGGATGTCGCCAGGGTCATTTCGATCGAGATGCCTCAGGGCTGTGAGGTGGGCGAGGCGACCATGGTCTATGAGGATTCACACGGCGAGATCCATACCCTGGTGTATCTGCGCCAGGGCGAGAGCTGCGTGTATTGA
- a CDS encoding LysR family transcriptional regulator translates to MDLRDLDLNLLVVFNQLLIDRRVSTAAESLGLTQPTVSNALRRLRTALQDDLFVRTYQGMEPTPYAQQLAEPVSLAIHTLREALSRQDSFDPLTSERTFTIAMTDIGEIYFTPRLMDALSRLAPGCRISTVRNTSVSLIEALQSGTVDLAVGLLPHLQAGFFTRRLFHHRYVCMCRKDHPVTSEPLTLERFCAHGHVRVIAATTGHGEVDAHMARLGIERDIRLEVPHFVAVGHILQRTDLLATVPERFAECCVQPFGLVALPHPVQLPEIDINLFWHAKYHRDSANRWLRQLMFELFAD, encoded by the coding sequence ATGGACCTGCGCGACCTGGATCTGAACCTGCTAGTGGTGTTCAACCAGTTGCTGATCGACCGCCGCGTCTCCACCGCCGCGGAAAGCCTGGGTCTGACCCAGCCCACCGTGAGCAACGCCCTCAGGCGCCTGCGTACAGCCCTGCAGGACGACCTGTTCGTGCGTACCTATCAGGGTATGGAGCCTACCCCCTACGCCCAGCAACTTGCTGAGCCAGTGTCGCTGGCCATCCATACCCTGCGCGAGGCGCTGAGTCGCCAAGACAGTTTCGACCCGCTAACCAGCGAACGCACCTTCACCATCGCGATGACCGATATCGGTGAAATCTACTTCACCCCGCGCCTGATGGATGCCCTCTCCCGCCTGGCACCAGGCTGCCGCATCAGTACCGTGCGCAACACCTCCGTATCCCTGATCGAGGCGCTGCAGAGCGGCACCGTCGACCTCGCCGTAGGCCTGCTGCCACACCTGCAGGCAGGCTTCTTCACTCGCCGTCTGTTCCATCATCGTTACGTATGCATGTGTCGCAAGGACCACCCCGTCACCAGCGAGCCGCTCACGCTGGAGCGCTTCTGCGCTCACGGTCATGTGCGGGTCATCGCCGCCACCACCGGCCACGGCGAAGTGGACGCACACATGGCGCGTCTGGGGATAGAGCGGGACATCCGTCTCGAAGTGCCGCACTTCGTCGCTGTGGGCCATATTCTCCAGCGCACCGATCTGCTGGCCACGGTACCCGAGCGCTTTGCCGAGTGCTGCGTCCAGCCCTTCGGTTTGGTGGCCCTGCCCCACCCCGTGCAGCTACCGGAAATCGATATCAACCTGTTCTGGCACGCCAAGTATCACCGAGACTCCGCCAACCGCTGGCTCAGGCAACTGATGTTCGAGCTATTTGCGGACTGA